In Nicotiana tabacum cultivar K326 chromosome 17, ASM71507v2, whole genome shotgun sequence, one DNA window encodes the following:
- the LOC142171748 gene encoding uncharacterized protein LOC142171748, whose product MKVLSEAYVPADITSGKMKNMMGQVLDTHKITFHKVELPPEGVSHNKALHINGQYEDKFIARVLIDGGSSLNICPLTTLKRLGIGIPDIRLGSMNVKAFNGSQRATIGKINLDLKIGPTIFDAEFQVLEISATYNLLLGRPWIYIAGAIASTLHRAVKFEWNH is encoded by the coding sequence atgaaggtgttaagtgaagccTACGTACCTGCTGACATCACCAGTGGAAAGATGAAAAACATGATGGGACAAGTGCTAGATAcacacaaaatcaccttccacaaagttgagttgccaccagaaggtGTAAGTCAtaacaaagcattgcacatcaaTGGGCAATATGAAGATAAGTTCATTGCTCGAGTTttgattgatggaggttcaagtCTAAACATATGCCCtttgactactctgaaaagattgggcatAGGTATACCGGATATACGGttgggaagcatgaatgtgaaagcgtTCAATGGGTCACAAAGAGCTACAATTGGAAAAATTAACCTAGATTTGAAGATAGGCCCGACCATATTCGATGCCGAGTTCCAAGTGTTAGAAATCTCTGCCACCTATAACCTGTTgttggggcgaccatggataTACATTGCTGGGGCAATTGCTTCTACTTTGCATCGAGCCgtgaagttcgagtggaatcATTAG